A region from the Pseudomonas triticicola genome encodes:
- a CDS encoding chemotaxis protein CheV encodes MSSTKARADSLSLLLFTLRSGKLMAINLLKVSEIIPCPPLTKLPESHPHVKGIASLRGASLSVIDLSRAIGERPLEDPNGGCLIVTDVSRSKQGLHVQAVSKIVHCLTTDIKPPPFGSGGSRAYITGVTSVDGTLVQVLDIEKVIHSIAPAQIEMAPTDLTMEDAEVLGNARILVVDDSQVALQQSVHTLRNLGLQCHTARSAKEAIDCLLDLQGTAQQINLIVSDIEMSEMDGYAFTRTLRETPDFAHLYVLLHTSLDSAMNSEKARLAGANAVLTKFSSPELTQRLIEAAKHVAANGH; translated from the coding sequence ATGTCCTCCACCAAAGCCCGCGCAGATTCACTTTCGCTTCTGCTGTTTACCTTGCGCAGCGGCAAGCTGATGGCGATCAACCTGCTGAAAGTCAGTGAAATCATCCCCTGCCCGCCGCTGACCAAGCTGCCGGAGTCGCACCCGCACGTCAAAGGCATCGCCTCCCTGCGCGGTGCATCGTTGTCGGTGATCGACCTTAGCCGCGCGATCGGCGAGCGGCCTCTGGAAGATCCCAACGGTGGCTGCCTGATCGTCACCGATGTCAGCCGTTCCAAGCAGGGTCTGCATGTGCAGGCGGTGAGCAAGATCGTCCATTGCCTGACCACCGACATCAAGCCACCACCGTTCGGCTCTGGCGGCTCGCGCGCCTACATCACCGGCGTGACCTCGGTGGACGGCACGCTGGTGCAGGTGCTGGATATCGAAAAAGTCATCCACAGCATCGCCCCGGCGCAGATTGAAATGGCGCCGACCGACCTGACCATGGAAGACGCCGAAGTGCTCGGCAACGCGCGCATTCTGGTGGTCGACGACAGCCAGGTGGCCCTGCAGCAATCGGTGCATACCCTGCGCAACCTCGGCCTGCAATGCCACACCGCGCGCAGTGCCAAGGAAGCCATCGACTGCCTGCTCGACCTGCAGGGCACCGCGCAGCAGATCAACCTGATCGTCTCCGACATCGAAATGTCCGAGATGGACGGCTATGCCTTCACCCGCACCCTGCGCGAGACTCCGGACTTCGCTCATTTGTACGTCTTGCTGCACACCTCCCTCGACAGCGCGATGAACAGTGAAAAAGCCCGGCTGGCCGGTGCAAATGCGGTGCTGACCAAGTTCTCTTCGCCGGAGCTGACCCAACGCCTGATCGAAGCCGCCAAGCACGTCGCGGCGAACGGGCACTGA
- the hmpA gene encoding NO-inducible flavohemoprotein, which produces MLSVQDRAIIKSTVPLLESGGEALITHFYRMMLSEYPQVRPLFNQAHQASGDQPRALANGVLMYARHIDQLDQLGDLVAKIINKHVALQILPEHYPIVGTCLLRAISEVLGEEIATPEVMSAWGAAYGQLADILIGAEAAIYDQKEHAVGGWRGAREFIVAAKVQESAEITSFYFEPVDKRPILAVEPGQYIGMKLILDGEEIRRNYSLSALANNGQYRISVKREPNGRASNYLHDQLHVGASIQLFPPSGEFTLAASDKPLVLISGGVGITPTLAMLEAALATERPVHFIHCARNGSVHAFRDWVDGLAARHPQLKRFYCYAEEDGVSPAADKVGLLSEELLGQWLPVQRDVDAYFLGPKGFMGAIKRHLKALGVPEKQSRYEFFGPAAALE; this is translated from the coding sequence ATGCTTAGCGTCCAGGATCGTGCCATCATCAAATCCACTGTGCCTCTGCTGGAAAGCGGCGGCGAGGCGTTGATCACACATTTCTACCGCATGATGCTCTCCGAATACCCGCAAGTGCGCCCGCTGTTCAACCAGGCGCATCAGGCCAGTGGCGATCAACCCCGTGCCTTGGCCAACGGCGTGCTGATGTACGCGCGGCACATCGATCAGCTCGACCAGTTGGGCGATCTGGTGGCGAAGATCATCAACAAACACGTCGCCCTGCAGATTCTGCCAGAGCACTACCCGATCGTAGGCACCTGCCTGCTGCGCGCCATTTCCGAAGTGCTCGGCGAAGAGATCGCCACGCCTGAAGTGATGAGTGCCTGGGGCGCTGCGTACGGGCAACTGGCCGACATCCTGATCGGCGCGGAAGCCGCGATCTATGACCAGAAGGAACACGCCGTCGGCGGCTGGCGCGGTGCGCGGGAATTCATCGTTGCGGCGAAGGTGCAGGAGAGCGCGGAAATCACCTCGTTCTACTTTGAACCGGTGGACAAACGGCCGATTCTTGCGGTCGAACCGGGTCAGTACATTGGCATGAAGTTGATCCTCGACGGTGAAGAAATCCGTCGCAACTATTCGTTGTCGGCACTGGCCAATAACGGCCAGTACCGCATCAGCGTCAAGCGTGAACCGAATGGTCGCGCGTCCAACTACCTGCATGATCAACTGCACGTCGGCGCGAGCATCCAACTATTCCCGCCGTCGGGCGAATTCACCCTGGCGGCCAGCGACAAGCCGCTGGTGCTGATCAGCGGCGGCGTCGGCATCACCCCGACGCTGGCGATGCTGGAAGCCGCGCTGGCCACCGAACGTCCGGTGCACTTTATCCACTGCGCGCGCAACGGCAGCGTCCATGCGTTCCGCGACTGGGTCGATGGGCTGGCGGCGCGTCATCCGCAACTCAAGCGCTTCTATTGCTACGCCGAAGAAGATGGCGTCAGCCCGGCGGCGGACAAGGTCGGCCTGCTCAGCGAAGAACTGCTCGGCCAGTGGCTGCCGGTACAGCGCGATGTCGATGCGTACTTCCTCGGACCGAAAGGGTTCATGGGCGCGATCAAGCGGCATCTGAAAGCGTTGGGCGTTCCGGAGAAACAGAGCCGTTACGAGTTCTTCGGCCCGGCTGCTGCTCTGGAGTGA
- the norR gene encoding nitric oxide reductase transcriptional regulator NorR — protein MTAKSLLTALLPLVADLSRELPEGERYRRLLEAMRALLPCDAAALLRLDGESLVPLAVDGLSTDTLGRRFKVSEHPRFEILLAGAGPTRFAADSDLPDPYDGLVDGLDDHLEVHDCLGCPLFVDEKLWGLITLDALDPERFEPIELDALQAFASLASATVNAAERIERLATRAEDEHQRAEVYRQASGQQNREMVGQSKAHKRLVEEINLVGGSDLTVLITGETGVGKELVAQAIHAASARADKPIISLNCAALPDTLVESELFGHVRGAFTGATSDRRGKFELANGGTLFLDEVGELSLTVQAKLLRVLQSGQLQRLGSDKEHQVDVRLIAATNRDLAEEVRSGRYRADFYHRLSVYPLRVPALRDRGRDVLLLSGFFLEQNRSRMGLNSLRLNSDAQEALLAYTWPGNVRELEHLIGRSALKALGNCKVRPKILSLSAADLDLPREVVDNVVVPASVDLANVMPMIGGDLRSATDEFQRRLISAALERHQDNWASAARELGVDRANLGRMAKRLGMKG, from the coding sequence ATGACCGCTAAATCCCTGCTTACCGCCCTGCTGCCTCTGGTCGCTGACCTGTCCCGCGAACTGCCCGAGGGCGAGCGCTATCGGCGCCTGCTCGAAGCCATGCGCGCCTTGTTGCCCTGCGATGCCGCCGCGTTGTTGCGTCTGGATGGCGAATCATTGGTGCCGCTGGCAGTGGATGGCTTGAGTACCGACACCCTCGGCCGGCGCTTCAAGGTCAGCGAGCATCCGCGTTTTGAAATCCTGCTGGCCGGCGCCGGGCCGACGCGCTTCGCTGCCGACAGCGACTTGCCCGATCCTTATGACGGTTTGGTCGATGGCCTCGACGATCACCTCGAAGTTCACGACTGCCTCGGCTGTCCTTTATTCGTCGATGAAAAACTCTGGGGCCTGATCACCCTCGACGCGCTGGACCCGGAGCGTTTCGAGCCGATCGAACTCGACGCCCTGCAAGCCTTCGCCAGCCTCGCCTCGGCCACGGTCAACGCCGCCGAACGCATCGAACGTCTGGCCACCCGCGCCGAAGACGAGCATCAGCGCGCCGAGGTTTACCGTCAGGCCAGCGGTCAGCAGAACCGCGAAATGGTCGGCCAGAGCAAAGCGCACAAACGCTTGGTGGAAGAAATCAATCTGGTTGGCGGCAGTGACCTGACCGTATTGATCACCGGCGAAACCGGTGTCGGCAAAGAACTGGTCGCCCAAGCCATCCACGCCGCTTCCGCGCGCGCCGACAAACCGATCATCAGCCTCAACTGCGCCGCCCTCCCCGACACGCTGGTGGAAAGCGAACTGTTCGGCCACGTGCGCGGCGCCTTCACCGGTGCCACCAGCGACCGGCGTGGCAAGTTCGAACTGGCCAATGGCGGCACGCTGTTTCTTGATGAAGTCGGCGAGCTGTCGCTGACAGTCCAGGCGAAGTTGCTGCGCGTATTGCAGAGCGGTCAATTGCAGCGTCTGGGCTCGGACAAAGAGCACCAGGTCGACGTGCGTCTGATTGCCGCGACCAATCGCGATCTGGCCGAAGAAGTGCGCAGCGGTCGCTACCGTGCCGACTTCTATCACCGCTTGAGCGTGTACCCGCTGCGGGTGCCGGCGCTGCGCGATCGCGGGCGCGACGTGTTGCTGCTCAGTGGCTTCTTTCTCGAGCAGAACCGCTCGCGCATGGGCCTCAATAGCCTGCGTTTGAACAGTGATGCTCAGGAAGCACTGCTCGCCTACACCTGGCCGGGCAATGTGCGCGAACTGGAACACCTGATCGGGCGCAGTGCGCTGAAAGCGCTGGGTAACTGCAAAGTGCGTCCGAAGATTTTGAGTCTGAGCGCGGCGGATCTGGATTTGCCCCGAGAGGTTGTGGATAACGTGGTTGTGCCTGCCAGTGTCGACTTGGCCAATGTGATGCCGATGATCGGTGGTGATTTGCGCAGTGCCACCGATGAGTTTCAGCGGCGCCTGATCAGTGCAGCGCTGGAGCGTCATCAGGATAACTGGGCGAGTGCGGCGCGGGAGTTGGGGGTGGATCGGGCAAATCTTGGGCGGATGGCCAAGCGCTTGGGCATGAAGGGCTGA
- a CDS encoding GNAT family N-acetyltransferase — MADTFCFLLRRDLSGVLSDAQWPEGIELSVYREELAPAVHQLMQLGQLEGGGRVPSLHDWRQRFVSDPEYDPALCFVACDAEGVVGVTQCWTSAYIKNLVVHPRMQGRGLGRALLLHAFSVFQQRREGFADLRVLEDNLRARRFYESVGMYVVRRELVPD, encoded by the coding sequence TTGGCCGACACATTTTGCTTTCTGCTGCGCCGCGACTTGAGTGGGGTTCTGTCGGATGCGCAGTGGCCGGAGGGGATTGAGCTGTCCGTCTACCGCGAGGAACTGGCGCCGGCAGTGCATCAGCTGATGCAGCTCGGACAGCTGGAAGGTGGCGGTCGAGTGCCGTCACTGCACGACTGGCGTCAGCGCTTCGTTAGCGACCCTGAATATGACCCAGCATTGTGTTTCGTGGCCTGCGATGCCGAGGGCGTGGTAGGCGTGACGCAATGTTGGACCAGTGCCTATATCAAGAACCTGGTGGTACACCCGCGAATGCAGGGCCGGGGGCTTGGCCGGGCGTTGTTGCTGCATGCCTTCAGCGTCTTTCAACAGCGGCGCGAGGGGTTTGCCGATTTGCGGGTTCTGGAGGACAACCTGCGGGCGCGGCGGTTTTATGAGAGTGTCGGGATGTATGTGGTCCGCCGGGAATTGGTGCCGGACTGA
- a CDS encoding YkgJ family cysteine cluster protein — MNTTFSCVGCGKCCTDHHVPLTLAEARMWAADGGQVIVLVEAFLGNGLGLPAQQREHAERRSAVVRSGTADAHVAITFAAYNVGPCRNLDDDKRCRIYERRPLVCRIYPAEINPHIPLNPAAKDCPPESWEQGPELIVGGELVDRALVELIQRSRQADRDDIKLKDAICATLGIRTTALKGDGFTAYLPNMDAFAAVIDQVSAKPLAAQTSEWRFHLSGDDVAGQVLAAGGQVVTEPAQTYAFISLRAA; from the coding sequence ATGAATACGACGTTTTCCTGCGTAGGCTGCGGCAAGTGCTGCACCGACCACCATGTCCCGCTGACGCTGGCCGAAGCCCGCATGTGGGCGGCCGATGGCGGTCAGGTGATCGTGCTGGTCGAGGCGTTTCTCGGCAATGGCCTGGGTCTGCCGGCGCAGCAGCGCGAACATGCCGAGCGCCGTTCGGCGGTGGTCCGCAGCGGCACTGCTGATGCTCATGTGGCGATCACCTTTGCCGCCTACAACGTCGGCCCCTGCCGGAATCTTGACGACGACAAGCGCTGCCGGATCTACGAGCGGCGCCCGCTGGTGTGCCGGATTTACCCGGCGGAAATCAATCCGCACATCCCGCTCAATCCTGCTGCCAAGGATTGCCCACCGGAGTCCTGGGAACAGGGACCGGAGCTGATCGTGGGCGGCGAGTTGGTTGATCGGGCACTGGTTGAGCTGATCCAGCGTTCGCGTCAGGCGGACCGGGATGACATCAAACTCAAGGATGCAATCTGCGCAACGCTAGGGATTCGCACCACAGCGCTCAAGGGCGACGGGTTCACCGCGTACTTGCCGAACATGGATGCGTTTGCCGCGGTAATCGACCAAGTGAGCGCGAAACCGCTGGCGGCGCAAACCAGTGAATGGCGGTTTCATTTGTCCGGCGATGACGTGGCCGGACAGGTACTGGCTGCGGGTGGGCAGGTGGTGACGGAACCGGCGCAGACTTATGCGTTTATTTCATTGCGCGCGGCTTGA